The Sinorhizobium fredii USDA 257 region CGCGCTTCAGGCCGATGCACTCGGCAAGCGTGTCGAGCGCGACGAGGCGCATGGCATTGTCGACCTTGGCGGCAAAAGCCACCGGCGGATGATCAGGACGCCCGCGCGAAAGCCAGGAGGCGCCCCAGCGGCTGCGTGCGATGCGATCGGCCGGCAGATGCGGAAAGTGGATCGACAGGATTCTCTGGCTGTCCGTGGGCTTGAAGAGCGGCGCTCCGGCGCTCGTCGAGGGGGTAGAAGCGGCGGTCATGGGCGTTCCATTCCAGAAAAATGCCGGCAGAGCCGTAAGCCCTGCTTTTTTCGACATGGAGGTGAAAGGCGGGATGATCGAAGCTGCCGCAAAGCACCGAACCATCGGGGAGAGGACGTTCGCCGGCCGGCGCCGGCTTGATCTGGAACCGGAAGAAGGCGCTGCTCGCCTCCTCCTCGCCCGCCTGGCGGAGGAGAAGGAGAGGCACGCCGCCGGCCCGGGCCCGGACATGCAGGCGCCGGCTCTCGCTCAAGGCGAGGCTGGCGGGATTGCCGCGGATTTCCAGAATGACCGCGGCGAAGACCGGCACCGAAAGTGCTGTTTCGGTAACCCACAGCGCATCCTTGACGGTGCGCACTGAGACGAAGAGGAAGCGCTCCGGGTCGAGCCCGTAGGACTTGAGGCCGGGCGCATAGAGCTGCCCCGCCTCGCGGGAAGCAAGCGCCTGGCTGATCCAGAGCACCGGGGCGAGATGGCCTTTCTCCTTCCTTTCCCGTTGATAAAGCACCGCAAGCGCCGCCACGAAGCCGGCGGCCGCGCCCGCATCGCGGGTTTCGGCATTGCGGATTTCCATCAGGCCTTCGAGCGGCAGCCCGCCCTTGAGGACATCGTCGAGCGGCGCAATCCCGAGCGGCAGGACCTTGCGATGCAAGGTTCCTTCCCTGCCGCGCCGAAAGCCGGCGGCATCGGCCGCCTTGGCGGTCCGCACAATTCCAGGCAAGTTGCAATTTTCAATCCGTGATATGGTGTCACGAAGGGAAAGAATGGTTTGCCGTTGCACGGCGTTCTCGGCCATGACGGTCAACCTCCCATCAAATGTTCATGTTATGTTCTTATGGATTCCAGAGCCTGGGGGAAGAGTCAACAGCAAAGGATAAGAATTTATTCCTCATCCCTGCTCGAACAGAATTCAACACTCGAAAAACAAACGAGAAATCGCTATATGAGGGGCAATAAGGAGTGCCTATGGCCCGCATTGACCAGACCGAGGATTGGCGGGAACGCCACGCACCGACGCTTACCACATTCGAACAGCTTGCGTTTGAAGCCTTTAGCCACCTGCCGCAAGAATTCCGCAAGCTGACGACGGACCTCATCATCGAAGTTGCCGATTTTCCAAGCGACGACGTCTTCGAAGACATGGCGCTCGAGACGCCTTTCGACCTTCTCGGCC contains the following coding sequences:
- a CDS encoding ImuA family protein, with product MAENAVQRQTILSLRDTISRIENCNLPGIVRTAKAADAAGFRRGREGTLHRKVLPLGIAPLDDVLKGGLPLEGLMEIRNAETRDAGAAAGFVAALAVLYQRERKEKGHLAPVLWISQALASREAGQLYAPGLKSYGLDPERFLFVSVRTVKDALWVTETALSVPVFAAVILEIRGNPASLALSESRRLHVRARAGGVPLLLLRQAGEEEASSAFFRFQIKPAPAGERPLPDGSVLCGSFDHPAFHLHVEKSRAYGSAGIFLEWNAHDRRFYPLDERRSAALQAHGQPENPVDPLSASAGRSHRTQPLGRLLAFARAS